The segment GACGAAGTCGAAGTTATTGGTCTTGGAGCCCATAAAAAAACAGTTGTAACTGGCGCAGAAATGTTTCGTAAAGAATTAGACGAGGTACGCGCTGGCGACAATGCAGGATTGTTGTTACGCGGTGTTGAAAAAACGGACTTGGAACGAGGAATGGTCGTTGCGAAACCCGGCTCGATTACACCACATAAAAAATTTAATGCTCAGGTGTACGTTTTGAAAAAAGAAGAAGGTGGACGACATACGCCGTTTTTCAACGGGTACCGTCCTCAGTTTTATTTCAGAACAACTGATGTTACGGGTGTGATTCAGATGCCTGCAGGCGTGGAAATGATTATGCCCGGTGACAATGTTGATAATCTTACTTGCGAACTGATAACAACGATTGCAATGGAAGAAGGATTGCGATTTGCGGTTCGTGAAGGAGGACGCACTATTGGCGCAGGTGTTGTATCAAAGATTATTGAATAACAAACGAAGCACGTTTCATGAGCGGTCAAAAAATTCGAATCAAGTTAAAATCGTTCGACCATCATTTAATTGATAAATCTGCAGAAAAGATTATCAAAACAGTGAAGTCGACGGGAGCGGTTGTTGCGGGACCAATCCCGCTTCCAACGAAACGAACGGTTTACACAGTATTACGTTCACCGCATGTTGATAAGAAATCGCGCGAACAGTTTGAAACGAGAATTCATAAAAGAGTTATTGACATTCTCGGTTCTTCAAACAAAACGGTTGATGCGCTTACCAAACTTGATTTGCCCGCTGGTGTCGAAGTAGAAATTAAATAGTTATGCTCATATTCAACCAATGAATGGAATATTAGGAAAAAAATTAGGTATGATGCGTTTCTTCACAGAAAACGGAGAAGCGTTTCCCTGTACTGTAATTGAAGCAGGCCCTTGTCGTGTTGTTCAGGTAAAGACAATTGATACCGATGGATACAATGCCGTACAGCTTGGTTTCATTGACAAACTTGAACGCTTGGTGAACAAACCAATGGCTGGTCATTTTCGAAAAGCAGGAATAATGCCCGCGAGAAAATTAAAAGAATTTCGAGAAGAAAATGTATCTGAAGTAAAAGCGGGAATGGAAGTCAACGTTAGTGAAATCGTATCTGTCGGCGACTATGTAAAAATAGTTGGAACATCAAAAGGGCGTGGATTTCAAGGGGTTGTAAAACGTCATCATTTTGGCGGAGGAAAAAAAACACACGGTCAGAGCGACCGCGTGCGCGCTCCAGGTTCAATAGGTTCGTCATCGTATCCTTCTCGAGTATTTAAAGGAATGAGAATGGCAGGAAGAATGGGTAGCGAACGCGTTTCAGTAAAGAACTTAAAAGTCATTAAGGTTATACCTGAATCGAATATATTATTTGTGCATGGTTCAGTTCCCGGGCACATCAATAGTTACGTAGAAATTTATAAAGCGAAGTAAAATGGAACTTGAAGTGTATAAAAAAAACGGTTCGCCGAGCGGAGAAAAAATATCGCTTTCGCCGGAAGTATTTGAAATTGAGCCGCATCAGCACGCAATGTATGAAGCGGTAAAATCATTTCTTGCAAATCAACGACAAGGAACGAATAAAACAAAAACTCGCGGTGAGGTTGCCGGCTCTGGAAAGAAATTGTGGAAACAAAAACATACTGGTCGCGCGCGAATGGGCTCGGCACGTTCTCCGCTTTGGAAAGGTGGCGGAACAATTTTTGGACCGCAGCCAAGAGATTATCGGTTCGACCTCCCGAAAAAAATCAAGCGACTTGCAAGAAAATCTGCGCTCAGTTATATGGCAAAAAATTCCAGCATAAAAATCATTGAAGATTTTACGTTTGAAGAACCGAAAACCAGGCAAATGGCGGATGTGCTTAAAGCGTTGAACATTGACGGAAAGAAAACGCTCTTGCTAACACAATCCGCTGATAATAATATTCTTCGCGCAGGAAGGAATATCCCGTCGTTGCAAATTCTTGAAGCCCGAAAAGCATCAACGTACGAAATATTGAAATGTGAAATAGTTTTGTTTCAACAAAGCGCTATTGCTGCAATTGAGCAATCATTCGGAGGGAGTGAACAATGATTGGAATTTTGCATCGTCCCATTGTTACAGAAAAAATGACGCGTATGGGAGAAAAGGGACAGTACGCATTTGAAGTGGATCTCCACGCAAATAAAATAGAAATAAAGCGTGCTATAGAAAAAAAATTTAACGTGAACGTAGAAAGTGTTCGCACAATGTCAGTAAAAGGAAAAACGAAATCACAGATGACCAAGCGTGGTCGTTTTGTTGGTAAAACACGACATTGGAAAAAAGCAAATATCACCTTGAAAAAAGGTGACAAAATAGAATTCTTCGA is part of the Ignavibacteria bacterium genome and harbors:
- the rpsJ gene encoding 30S ribosomal protein S10, with protein sequence MSGQKIRIKLKSFDHHLIDKSAEKIIKTVKSTGAVVAGPIPLPTKRTVYTVLRSPHVDKKSREQFETRIHKRVIDILGSSNKTVDALTKLDLPAGVEVEIK
- a CDS encoding 50S ribosomal protein L3, whose product is MNGILGKKLGMMRFFTENGEAFPCTVIEAGPCRVVQVKTIDTDGYNAVQLGFIDKLERLVNKPMAGHFRKAGIMPARKLKEFREENVSEVKAGMEVNVSEIVSVGDYVKIVGTSKGRGFQGVVKRHHFGGGKKTHGQSDRVRAPGSIGSSSYPSRVFKGMRMAGRMGSERVSVKNLKVIKVIPESNILFVHGSVPGHINSYVEIYKAK
- the rplD gene encoding 50S ribosomal protein L4; its protein translation is MELEVYKKNGSPSGEKISLSPEVFEIEPHQHAMYEAVKSFLANQRQGTNKTKTRGEVAGSGKKLWKQKHTGRARMGSARSPLWKGGGTIFGPQPRDYRFDLPKKIKRLARKSALSYMAKNSSIKIIEDFTFEEPKTRQMADVLKALNIDGKKTLLLTQSADNNILRAGRNIPSLQILEARKASTYEILKCEIVLFQQSAIAAIEQSFGGSEQ
- a CDS encoding 50S ribosomal protein L23; amino-acid sequence: MGILHRPIVTEKMTRMGEKGQYAFEVDLHANKIEIKRAIEKKFNVNVESVRTMSVKGKTKSQMTKRGRFVGKTRHWKKANITLKKGDKIEFFENI